Proteins from one Bifidobacterium sp. ESL0732 genomic window:
- a CDS encoding SPFH domain-containing protein: MVGLIFLIVVLIIIIALIIAGIFVVPQQQAYVIERFGKFLKVELAGIHLKIPVVDRIATKTNMRVNQLNVKLETKTLDNVFVTVVASTQFRVDPNNVATAYYELRDPAGQLRSYVEDALRSAIPALSLDDAFAKKDDVAADVQKTVGGEMSKFGFTVVKTLITAIDPSPAVKTAMDSINAAQREKEATRQRADAQRIQIETQATADAEKTRLQGEGQANYRREIANGIVDQIKSLQAVGMNIADVNNVVLFNQYLDVMRSLSESGNAKTVVLPASTPGGYQQLFDEVTKAMVTSNETK, from the coding sequence TCGCGGGCATCTTCGTGGTGCCGCAGCAGCAGGCGTATGTCATCGAGCGCTTTGGCAAGTTCCTCAAGGTTGAGCTGGCGGGCATCCACTTGAAGATTCCGGTCGTCGACCGCATCGCCACCAAGACGAACATGCGTGTCAACCAACTGAATGTCAAGCTTGAGACCAAGACGCTCGACAACGTCTTCGTCACTGTCGTGGCCTCCACCCAGTTCCGTGTGGACCCCAACAACGTGGCCACGGCCTATTACGAACTTCGTGACCCGGCCGGCCAGCTGCGCAGCTACGTCGAGGATGCGTTGCGTAGTGCCATTCCCGCGCTTTCCCTCGATGATGCCTTCGCCAAGAAGGACGATGTGGCCGCCGATGTGCAGAAGACCGTGGGCGGCGAGATGTCGAAGTTCGGCTTTACCGTCGTCAAGACCCTGATCACCGCCATCGACCCGAGCCCCGCGGTCAAAACCGCTATGGATTCCATCAATGCCGCACAGCGCGAGAAGGAAGCCACCCGCCAGCGTGCCGACGCCCAGCGCATCCAGATCGAGACGCAGGCCACCGCCGATGCCGAGAAGACCCGTCTGCAAGGCGAGGGCCAAGCCAACTACCGCCGTGAGATCGCCAACGGCATCGTCGATCAGATCAAGAGCCTGCAGGCCGTGGGCATGAACATCGCCGATGTCAATAACGTCGTGCTTTTTAACCAGTATCTCGACGTGATGCGTTCGCTGAGCGAATCCGGCAATGCCAAGACGGTCGTGCTTCCGGCCTCGACGCCGGGCGGTTACCAACAGCTTTTCGATGAAGTCACCAAGGCGATGGTCACTTCCAATGAAACGAAATAA
- a CDS encoding patatin family protein, whose product MTKTALIDVGGGFRSIYGAGVMDGLIDKDITFDKCYGVSAGSANMISYISGQRGRTHKFYTEYAFRPEYASANNFFKLHNYANLDYIYGTLSNSDGEYPVDYPAFAASPTEFTVVACDARNGYARYFDKSDVYQDNYDVMKASSAVPVACEPYIIDGIPYYDGGIADPIPVQLAADEGYDRIVLILTHQRDFVREAKKDAAPAALLKRSYPAAAERLKNRYRTYNEEMKVAEKLASEGKVLILAPDDLCGLDTLSKNSEGLEKMYQKGLDAAEAVPEFLAS is encoded by the coding sequence ATGACGAAAACTGCTTTGATCGATGTCGGCGGGGGCTTCCGTTCCATTTACGGAGCGGGGGTGATGGACGGGCTGATAGATAAAGACATCACCTTCGACAAATGCTACGGCGTTTCCGCAGGCAGCGCGAACATGATTTCCTACATTTCCGGCCAGCGCGGGCGCACCCACAAATTCTATACGGAGTACGCCTTCCGTCCGGAATACGCGAGCGCCAACAACTTCTTCAAGTTGCACAATTACGCCAATCTGGACTATATCTACGGCACCCTTTCCAATTCCGACGGCGAGTACCCCGTCGACTACCCAGCCTTCGCAGCCTCACCCACCGAATTCACCGTGGTGGCCTGCGACGCACGCAATGGCTACGCACGCTATTTTGACAAGTCGGATGTGTACCAAGACAATTACGACGTGATGAAAGCCTCCAGCGCGGTGCCGGTGGCCTGCGAACCGTACATCATCGACGGAATCCCCTATTACGATGGTGGCATCGCCGACCCGATTCCGGTCCAGCTGGCAGCGGACGAGGGCTACGACCGCATCGTGCTCATCCTCACCCACCAGCGCGATTTCGTACGCGAGGCCAAGAAAGACGCTGCTCCTGCGGCACTGCTGAAGCGCTCCTACCCAGCCGCTGCGGAACGGCTCAAGAACCGTTACCGCACCTACAACGAGGAGATGAAAGTGGCGGAAAAACTCGCCTCCGAGGGCAAAGTCCTGATCCTGGCTCCCGACGACCTGTGCGGACTGGACACATTGAGCAAGAATTCCGAGGGCCTGGAAAAGATGTATCAGAAAGGGCTCGACGCGGCCGAAGCCGTGCCGGAATTCCTTGCGAGCTGA
- the murI gene encoding glutamate racemase: MALNAPIGVFDSGLGGISVVREIRKEMPNERIIYFGDSANAPYGTKTPEEVRKLSFAIVERFITMGVKAIVIACNTATSAAVNDLRATYDLPIISMEPALKVACDRGHGEPQRVIVAATPLTLRERKFTALMQRFSATNTIYRQPCPDLVEIVEHDQLEDHDLVMHTLHRYFDSYDLDTIDSVVLGCTHFVFYRDYFRELLPASTAIIDGNEGTARHLHDLLDASDKLATLDAKGSVTLENSDKSESMAALAAKRLNS, encoded by the coding sequence ATGGCATTAAACGCTCCCATTGGTGTGTTCGATTCGGGGCTGGGCGGCATCTCTGTCGTGCGTGAAATCCGCAAGGAGATGCCGAATGAGCGCATCATCTATTTCGGAGACTCCGCCAACGCACCATACGGCACCAAGACCCCGGAAGAGGTGCGCAAGCTCTCGTTCGCCATCGTCGAGCGATTCATCACCATGGGTGTCAAAGCCATCGTCATCGCCTGCAACACCGCCACCTCGGCCGCCGTCAATGACCTTCGCGCGACTTATGATCTACCCATCATCAGCATGGAACCGGCACTGAAAGTAGCTTGTGACAGGGGACACGGGGAACCTCAACGGGTCATCGTGGCTGCCACTCCACTGACGCTTCGCGAAAGGAAATTCACGGCGTTGATGCAGCGTTTCAGCGCCACCAACACCATCTACCGCCAGCCCTGCCCCGATCTGGTGGAAATCGTGGAACACGACCAGCTCGAGGATCACGACCTCGTGATGCACACGTTGCATCGTTATTTCGACAGTTATGATCTCGACACCATCGACTCCGTGGTGCTCGGTTGCACGCATTTCGTTTTTTACCGCGACTATTTCCGCGAGCTGCTTCCGGCCTCCACCGCCATCATCGACGGCAACGAAGGCACTGCCCGCCATCTGCACGACCTGCTCGACGCCTCCGACAAACTGGCTACCCTAGACGCCAAAGGCAGCGTTACGCTGGAAAACTCGGACAAAAGCGAGAGTATGGCCGCTTTGGCCGCCAAGCGCCTCAACTCCTGA